The Pseudochaenichthys georgianus chromosome 8, fPseGeo1.2, whole genome shotgun sequence genome has a segment encoding these proteins:
- the LOC117450815 gene encoding uncharacterized protein yields the protein MSAARKMLQEALCCYTADTLIDIDTVKEFCEKSSKWILKREKELDMMIDIKTRADNIDLSIGHVTQSQTRGKAFLEYIKSKVTQVTADSRRADLEEELAALLKSTLEGLGELDRFLAAVENLAVTSLHLFMEENQVLHLPEGISPVTVQVVIIAARKICPHLLEFKRVADAFFCPKLQNVEVQAYQLDKYIRTTENICEKLEKSSFCDFCLKMNDDTLVDLAVDLSEDDTRRMLHHINQLDELRMNQSFRMVFLFQEDEPCSSFIDKFKERQQRMEQSLKDLEEHAVQLDRMNKGAKISSVAGSSVGAVGGVLSIVGLALIPVTAGVSLALTLTGVGMGITSGVNSAVTTATEIGVNHTYQKKAREVFESFMEDVQCLQECLEEVTKREQTHIDVVLGVGKVLAKVGVTGKGIDALVDAASAFKLLKSEELALSAGKVALQEGKALRSVPRVASDIPDIGQAAVKGPLSLSKSARAGLIGLNALFLGMDIFFICKDSISLAKGSETEVSQFIRARAALWRSEVDSWQKIHDLLCEGLKISEENKAILETPIFPERKMKKHSAT from the exons ATGTCTGCTGCAAG AAAAATGCTCCAGGAGGCCTTGTGCTGCTACACCGCAGACACCCTCATCGACATCGACACAGTGAAAGAATTCTGTGAGAAGAGTTCTAAATGGATACTAAAGAGGGAGAAAGAGTTGGATATGATGATTGACATCAAAACCAGGGCTGATAACATTGACCTCAGCATCGGCCATGTTACCCAGTCACAGACCAGAGGTAAAGCCTTTCTGGAATATATCAAGAGCAAGGTAACCCAGGTGACTGCAGACAGCAGGCGAGCAGATCTGGAGGAGGAGCTGGCTGCTCTGCTGAAGTCCACTCTGGAAGGCCTGGGGGAGCTCGACCGCTTCTTGGCTGCGGTGGAGAATCTGGCGGTCACCTCACTTCATTTGTTCATGGAAGAGAACCAGGTGTTACATCTGCCTGAAGGGATCAGCCCTGTAACGGTTCAGGTTGTCATCATTGCTGCACGGAAGATCTGCCCTCACCTCCTCGAGTTTAAAAGAGTTGCAGACGCCTTCTTCTGCCCCAAACTTCAGAATGTGGAAGTGCAGGCATATCAGCTGGACAAATACATAAGGACCACCGAGAACATCTGTGAGAAGTTAGAGAAAAG CTCCTTCTGTGACTTTTGCCTGAAGATGAACGACGATACACTGGTAGACCTCGCTGTGGATTTGTCTGAAGACGACACACGAAGGATGCTTCATCACATTAATCAGCTCGATGAACTCAG GATGAACCAGAGCTTCCGGATGGTGTTCTTGTTTCAGGAGGACGAACCGTGCTCTAGCTTCATCGATAAGTTTAAAGAGCGACAGCAGAGGATGGAACAGTCTCTCAAGGACCTGGAGGAGCATGCTGTTCAGTTAGACAGGATGAATAAGGGAGCAAAGATCTCCAGTGTGGCAGGCAGCTCAGTGGGGGCAGTAGGAGGTGTGCTCTCCATCGTTGGTTTGGCTTTAATTCCTGTAACAGCTGGAGTGTCTTTGGCTCTGACATTGACTGGGGTAGGCATGGGAATTACAAGCGGAGTCAACAGCGCTGTCACCACCGCCACAGAGATTGGAGTAAACCATACATATCAAAAGAAAGCCAGAGAAGTCTTCGAGAGCTTCATGGAGGATGTGCAGTGTCTCCAGGAGTGTCTGGAGGAGGTcaccaaaagagaacaaaccCACATAGATGTTGTTCTCGGGGTCGGCAAGGTCCTAGCTAAAGTAGGTGTTACTGGTAAAGGTATTGACGCATTAGTTGATGCAGCCTCTGCTTTCAAGCTGTTAAAAAGTGAAGAGCTGGCTCTGAGTGCTGGTAAAGTGGCATTGCAGGAAGGGAAAGCTTTACGCAGCGTTCCCAGGGTGGCGTCAGATATCCCAGATATCGGTCAGGCAGCAGTCAAAGGGCCTCTTTCCCTCTCCAAGTCAGCTAGGGCCGGTCTCATTGGGCTCAATGCTCTGTTCCTTGGCATGGATATCTTCTTCATCTGTAAAGATAGCATCAGTCTGGCCAAAGGAAGCGAAACTGAGGTCTCACAGTTTATCAGAGCCAGAGCAGCACTTTGGAGATCAGAGGTGGACTCATGGCAGAAGATCCATGACTTACTCTGCGAAGGTTTGAAGATATCGGAAGAAAACAAGGCTATCCTGGAGACACCAATTTTTCCAGAGAGGAAGATGAAGAAGCACTCAGCAACTTAA